A window from Primulina eburnea isolate SZY01 chromosome 2, ASM2296580v1, whole genome shotgun sequence encodes these proteins:
- the LOC140822080 gene encoding G-type lectin S-receptor-like serine/threonine-protein kinase SD1-13 isoform X3, translating into MGFELEAVFFLLISSCFFFKFSSAIDTISANQSIRDPETLVSSGQKFKLGFFSPVNSSYRYVGIQYNIPVMTVIWVANRENPLYDANGTLLISEDGNLVISDGKKQIIWSSNVSNSILNSSAQLLDTGNLVLQDNSNGKIVWESFLHASNSFIANMKIFTDLTTQKKNILTSWRSPSDPAPGRFTFTIEPLEIPQCFVWQDSFTYWRCGPWDGQLFIGIYGNASFNQRGLKVEDANPRAPYETFESLDSSILYYELDATGNISEKIWDNKTKAWMVTWSSILTECDVYAKCGPFGSCNARETPMCSCLPGFEPKNGREWNAGNWTSGCLRRAPLECGKNSSVAEMGKIDGFLRLESMKVPDRLNWVPSFESECRSRCLNNCFCLAYAYRAGIGCMLWAESLMDVQKFPSGGTVLYIRLADSELGNNNKKDHKAIIAAVVVIVSVIVPFCAYFLWKYRAGSKRNANRGAERDPPDPWFSKETKLKDSVHGVKLEELPLFKFTTLANATDGFDINNKLGQGGFGPVYKGMLANGQEIAVKRLARSSCQGVEELMNEVMVISKLQHRNLVRLLGCCVECEENMLVYEYMPNGSLDAYLFGSHKQGFLDWRKRVIIIEGICRGLLYLHRDSRLKIIHRDLKASNILLDEELNPKISDFGMARIFGEKEDQTSTTRVVGT; encoded by the exons ATGGGTTTCGAGCTTGAAGCAGTGTTCTTCTTGTTAATATCTTCttgtttctttttcaaatttagTTCTGCTATTGATACCATAAGTGCCAACCAATCCATTCGAGACCCTGAAACTTTGGTTTCAAGTGGGCAGAAATTCAAGTTGGGTTTTTTCAGCCCAGTGAACAGTAGTTATCGATATGTTGGTATACAGTACAATATACCAGTGATGACTGTGATATGGGTGGCTAATAGAGAGAATCCCCTGTATGATGCAAATGGAACATTGCTTATTTCAGAAGATGGAAATCTTGTGATCTCTGACGGGAAAAAGCAGATAATATGGTCATCAAATGTTTCGAATTCGATCCTTAATTCAAGTGCTCAGCTCTTGGATACAGGGAATCTGGTGTTACAAGATAACTCGAATGGTAAAATTGTTTGGGAGAGTTTCTTGCATGCTTCCAATTCTTTTATCGCGAATATGAAAATTTTTACTGATTTAACTAcgcaaaagaaaaatatattgacTTCTTGGAGAAGCCCTTCTGATCCAGCGCCTGGCCGATTCACCTTTACCATTGAACCTCTAGAGATTCCTCAATGTTTCGTGTGGCAAGATAGCTTTACTTATTGGCGATGCGGTCCCTGGGACGGTCAACTTTTCATTGGAATATACGGGAACGCTTCTTTTAATCAGCGGGGACTCAAAGTTGAAGATGCTAATCCTAGAGCTCCATATGAGACCtttgagtctttagattcatCTATATTGTATTATGAACTGGATGCAACCGGGAATATTTCGGAGAAGATTTGGGACAATAAAACGAAGGCTTGGATGGTAACTTGGTCCTCGATTCTGACGGAGTGTGATGTCTATGCTAAGTGTGGGCCTTTTGGAAGCTGTAATGCTCGGGAGACACCGATGTGCTCTTGTCTACCAGGGTTCGAACCGAAAAACGGCAGGGAATGGAATGCGGGAAATTGGACAAGTGGCTGCTTGAGAAGGGCTCCACTCGAGTGCGGGAAGAATTCTTCTGTGGCGGAAATGGGAAAAATAGATGGTTTCTTGAGGCTCGAATCGATGAAAGTGCCTGATCGTTTGAATTGGGTTCCTAGTTTTGAATCAGAGTGTCGGAGCCGATGCTTGAATAATTGTTTTTGTTTAGCTTATGCATATCGTGCCGGCATTGGGTGTATGCTGTGGGCCGAAAGCTTGATGGACGTGCAGAAGTTTCCTAGTGGTGGCACAGTCCTGTACATTCGACTAGCAGATTCAGAATTAG GTAACAATAACAAGAAAGACCACAAAGCAATTATTGCAGCTGTAGTGGTCATAGTTTCCGTAATTGTTCCTTTTTGTGCATACTTTCTGTGGAAGTATAGAG CAGGAAGCAAGCGAAACGCAAACCGCGGTGCAGAAAGGGATCCACCCGACCCCTGGTTTTCAAAAGAAACCAAACTCAAAGATAGTGTGCATGGAGTTAAACTGGAGGAGTTGCCATTATTTAAATTCACAACTCTTGCGAATGCAACAGATGGCTTTGATATAAACAATAAGCTTGGACAGGGAGGCTTTGGTCCAGTCTACAAA GGGATGTTAGCAAATGGACAAGAAATAGCGGTTAAAAGGCTCGCGAGATCCTCCTGTCAAGGGGTGGAGGAGTTGATGAACGAGGTAATGGTGATCTCTAAGCTTCAGCACCGGAATCTTGTAAGACTGCTTGGTTGCTGTGTGGAGTGTGAAGAAAATATGCTTGTTTATGAATACATGCCCAATGGAAGCTTGGATGCATATCTCTTCG GCTCACATAAACAAGGGTTTCTTGATTGGCGAAAAAGAGTGATTATTATCGAGGGAATTTGCCGAGGCCTTCTTTATCTACACAGAGACTCACGGTTAAAAATCATCCATCGAGACCTAAAAGCGAGCAACATCTTGTTGGATGAAGAGTTGAACCCGAAAATATCAGATTTTGGAATGGCTAGAATATTCGGAGAAAAAGAAGATCAAACCAGTACAACGAGGGTAGTTGGAACATAG
- the LOC140822080 gene encoding G-type lectin S-receptor-like serine/threonine-protein kinase SD1-13 isoform X1: MGFELEAVFFLLISSCFFFKFSSAIDTISANQSIRDPETLVSSGQKFKLGFFSPVNSSYRYVGIQYNIPVMTVIWVANRENPLYDANGTLLISEDGNLVISDGKKQIIWSSNVSNSILNSSAQLLDTGNLVLQDNSNGKIVWESFLHASNSFIANMKIFTDLTTQKKNILTSWRSPSDPAPGRFTFTIEPLEIPQCFVWQDSFTYWRCGPWDGQLFIGIYGNASFNQRGLKVEDANPRAPYETFESLDSSILYYELDATGNISEKIWDNKTKAWMVTWSSILTECDVYAKCGPFGSCNARETPMCSCLPGFEPKNGREWNAGNWTSGCLRRAPLECGKNSSVAEMGKIDGFLRLESMKVPDRLNWVPSFESECRSRCLNNCFCLAYAYRAGIGCMLWAESLMDVQKFPSGGTVLYIRLADSELGNNNKKDHKAIIAAVVVIVSVIVPFCAYFLWKYRAGSKRNANRGAERDPPDPWFSKETKLKDSVHGVKLEELPLFKFTTLANATDGFDINNKLGQGGFGPVYKGMLANGQEIAVKRLARSSCQGVEELMNEVMVISKLQHRNLVRLLGCCVECEENMLVYEYMPNGSLDAYLFGSHKQGFLDWRKRVIIIEGICRGLLYLHRDSRLKIIHRDLKASNILLDEELNPKISDFGMARIFGEKEDQTSTTRVVGTYGYMAPEYAVRGRLSEKSDVFSFGVLLLEIISGRRNASFENDEQSPSLIGYAWKLWNEEKIVNLVDPLVNDSPMEKEIARYANVGLLCVEETAKDRPNISTILSMLSNEIAELPHPRQPAFTLSQETDQTSTKCSSNDITLTMIQGR; this comes from the exons ATGGGTTTCGAGCTTGAAGCAGTGTTCTTCTTGTTAATATCTTCttgtttctttttcaaatttagTTCTGCTATTGATACCATAAGTGCCAACCAATCCATTCGAGACCCTGAAACTTTGGTTTCAAGTGGGCAGAAATTCAAGTTGGGTTTTTTCAGCCCAGTGAACAGTAGTTATCGATATGTTGGTATACAGTACAATATACCAGTGATGACTGTGATATGGGTGGCTAATAGAGAGAATCCCCTGTATGATGCAAATGGAACATTGCTTATTTCAGAAGATGGAAATCTTGTGATCTCTGACGGGAAAAAGCAGATAATATGGTCATCAAATGTTTCGAATTCGATCCTTAATTCAAGTGCTCAGCTCTTGGATACAGGGAATCTGGTGTTACAAGATAACTCGAATGGTAAAATTGTTTGGGAGAGTTTCTTGCATGCTTCCAATTCTTTTATCGCGAATATGAAAATTTTTACTGATTTAACTAcgcaaaagaaaaatatattgacTTCTTGGAGAAGCCCTTCTGATCCAGCGCCTGGCCGATTCACCTTTACCATTGAACCTCTAGAGATTCCTCAATGTTTCGTGTGGCAAGATAGCTTTACTTATTGGCGATGCGGTCCCTGGGACGGTCAACTTTTCATTGGAATATACGGGAACGCTTCTTTTAATCAGCGGGGACTCAAAGTTGAAGATGCTAATCCTAGAGCTCCATATGAGACCtttgagtctttagattcatCTATATTGTATTATGAACTGGATGCAACCGGGAATATTTCGGAGAAGATTTGGGACAATAAAACGAAGGCTTGGATGGTAACTTGGTCCTCGATTCTGACGGAGTGTGATGTCTATGCTAAGTGTGGGCCTTTTGGAAGCTGTAATGCTCGGGAGACACCGATGTGCTCTTGTCTACCAGGGTTCGAACCGAAAAACGGCAGGGAATGGAATGCGGGAAATTGGACAAGTGGCTGCTTGAGAAGGGCTCCACTCGAGTGCGGGAAGAATTCTTCTGTGGCGGAAATGGGAAAAATAGATGGTTTCTTGAGGCTCGAATCGATGAAAGTGCCTGATCGTTTGAATTGGGTTCCTAGTTTTGAATCAGAGTGTCGGAGCCGATGCTTGAATAATTGTTTTTGTTTAGCTTATGCATATCGTGCCGGCATTGGGTGTATGCTGTGGGCCGAAAGCTTGATGGACGTGCAGAAGTTTCCTAGTGGTGGCACAGTCCTGTACATTCGACTAGCAGATTCAGAATTAG GTAACAATAACAAGAAAGACCACAAAGCAATTATTGCAGCTGTAGTGGTCATAGTTTCCGTAATTGTTCCTTTTTGTGCATACTTTCTGTGGAAGTATAGAG CAGGAAGCAAGCGAAACGCAAACCGCGGTGCAGAAAGGGATCCACCCGACCCCTGGTTTTCAAAAGAAACCAAACTCAAAGATAGTGTGCATGGAGTTAAACTGGAGGAGTTGCCATTATTTAAATTCACAACTCTTGCGAATGCAACAGATGGCTTTGATATAAACAATAAGCTTGGACAGGGAGGCTTTGGTCCAGTCTACAAA GGGATGTTAGCAAATGGACAAGAAATAGCGGTTAAAAGGCTCGCGAGATCCTCCTGTCAAGGGGTGGAGGAGTTGATGAACGAGGTAATGGTGATCTCTAAGCTTCAGCACCGGAATCTTGTAAGACTGCTTGGTTGCTGTGTGGAGTGTGAAGAAAATATGCTTGTTTATGAATACATGCCCAATGGAAGCTTGGATGCATATCTCTTCG GCTCACATAAACAAGGGTTTCTTGATTGGCGAAAAAGAGTGATTATTATCGAGGGAATTTGCCGAGGCCTTCTTTATCTACACAGAGACTCACGGTTAAAAATCATCCATCGAGACCTAAAAGCGAGCAACATCTTGTTGGATGAAGAGTTGAACCCGAAAATATCAGATTTTGGAATGGCTAGAATATTCGGAGAAAAAGAAGATCAAACCAGTACAACGAGGGTAGTTGGAACATA TGGCTATATGGCCCCGGAGTACGCGGTACGCGGACGATTATCAGAAAAATCAGATGTCTTCAGCTTTGGAGTCCTGTTGCTAGAGATTATAAGTGGGAGAAGAAATGCTAGCTTTGAAAATGATGAGCAATCCCCAAGTCTCATAGGATAT GCGTGGAAGTTATGGAACGAAGAAAAGATTGTGAATTTGGTGGACCCTTTAGTGAATGATTCGCCAATGGAAAAGGAGATAGCAAGATATGCAAATGTAGGTCTATTGTGTGTCGAAGAGACTGCTAAAGATCGGCCAAATATTTCTACAATCCTATCTATGCTGAGCAATGAGATTGCAGAGCTTCCTCATCCAAGGCAACCTGCATTTACTTTGAGTCAAGAAACTGACCAGACTTCAACCAAATGTTCTTCAAACGATATCACCTTGACCATGATCCAAGGCCGGTAG
- the LOC140822080 gene encoding G-type lectin S-receptor-like serine/threonine-protein kinase SD1-13 isoform X2 codes for MGFELEAVFFLLISSCFFFKFSSAIDTISANQSIRDPETLVSSGQKFKLGFFSPVNSSYRYVGIQYNIPVMTVIWVANRENPLYDANGTLLISEDGNLVISDGKKQIIWSSNVSNSILNSSAQLLDTGNLVLQDNSNGKIVWESFLHASNSFIANMKIFTDLTTQKKNILTSWRSPSDPAPGRFTFTIEPLEIPQCFVWQDSFTYWRCGPWDGQLFIGIYGNASFNQRGLKVEDANPRAPYETFESLDSSILYYELDATGNISEKIWDNKTKAWMVTWSSILTECDVYAKCGPFGSCNARETPMCSCLPGFEPKNGREWNAGNWTSGCLRRAPLECGKNSSVAEMGKIDGFLRLESMKVPDRLNWVPSFESECRSRCLNNCFCLAYAYRAGIGCMLWAESLMDVQKFPSGGTVLYIRLADSELGNNNKKDHKAIIAAVVVIVSVIVPFCAYFLWKYRGSKRNANRGAERDPPDPWFSKETKLKDSVHGVKLEELPLFKFTTLANATDGFDINNKLGQGGFGPVYKGMLANGQEIAVKRLARSSCQGVEELMNEVMVISKLQHRNLVRLLGCCVECEENMLVYEYMPNGSLDAYLFGSHKQGFLDWRKRVIIIEGICRGLLYLHRDSRLKIIHRDLKASNILLDEELNPKISDFGMARIFGEKEDQTSTTRVVGTYGYMAPEYAVRGRLSEKSDVFSFGVLLLEIISGRRNASFENDEQSPSLIGYAWKLWNEEKIVNLVDPLVNDSPMEKEIARYANVGLLCVEETAKDRPNISTILSMLSNEIAELPHPRQPAFTLSQETDQTSTKCSSNDITLTMIQGR; via the exons ATGGGTTTCGAGCTTGAAGCAGTGTTCTTCTTGTTAATATCTTCttgtttctttttcaaatttagTTCTGCTATTGATACCATAAGTGCCAACCAATCCATTCGAGACCCTGAAACTTTGGTTTCAAGTGGGCAGAAATTCAAGTTGGGTTTTTTCAGCCCAGTGAACAGTAGTTATCGATATGTTGGTATACAGTACAATATACCAGTGATGACTGTGATATGGGTGGCTAATAGAGAGAATCCCCTGTATGATGCAAATGGAACATTGCTTATTTCAGAAGATGGAAATCTTGTGATCTCTGACGGGAAAAAGCAGATAATATGGTCATCAAATGTTTCGAATTCGATCCTTAATTCAAGTGCTCAGCTCTTGGATACAGGGAATCTGGTGTTACAAGATAACTCGAATGGTAAAATTGTTTGGGAGAGTTTCTTGCATGCTTCCAATTCTTTTATCGCGAATATGAAAATTTTTACTGATTTAACTAcgcaaaagaaaaatatattgacTTCTTGGAGAAGCCCTTCTGATCCAGCGCCTGGCCGATTCACCTTTACCATTGAACCTCTAGAGATTCCTCAATGTTTCGTGTGGCAAGATAGCTTTACTTATTGGCGATGCGGTCCCTGGGACGGTCAACTTTTCATTGGAATATACGGGAACGCTTCTTTTAATCAGCGGGGACTCAAAGTTGAAGATGCTAATCCTAGAGCTCCATATGAGACCtttgagtctttagattcatCTATATTGTATTATGAACTGGATGCAACCGGGAATATTTCGGAGAAGATTTGGGACAATAAAACGAAGGCTTGGATGGTAACTTGGTCCTCGATTCTGACGGAGTGTGATGTCTATGCTAAGTGTGGGCCTTTTGGAAGCTGTAATGCTCGGGAGACACCGATGTGCTCTTGTCTACCAGGGTTCGAACCGAAAAACGGCAGGGAATGGAATGCGGGAAATTGGACAAGTGGCTGCTTGAGAAGGGCTCCACTCGAGTGCGGGAAGAATTCTTCTGTGGCGGAAATGGGAAAAATAGATGGTTTCTTGAGGCTCGAATCGATGAAAGTGCCTGATCGTTTGAATTGGGTTCCTAGTTTTGAATCAGAGTGTCGGAGCCGATGCTTGAATAATTGTTTTTGTTTAGCTTATGCATATCGTGCCGGCATTGGGTGTATGCTGTGGGCCGAAAGCTTGATGGACGTGCAGAAGTTTCCTAGTGGTGGCACAGTCCTGTACATTCGACTAGCAGATTCAGAATTAG GTAACAATAACAAGAAAGACCACAAAGCAATTATTGCAGCTGTAGTGGTCATAGTTTCCGTAATTGTTCCTTTTTGTGCATACTTTCTGTGGAAGTATAGAG GAAGCAAGCGAAACGCAAACCGCGGTGCAGAAAGGGATCCACCCGACCCCTGGTTTTCAAAAGAAACCAAACTCAAAGATAGTGTGCATGGAGTTAAACTGGAGGAGTTGCCATTATTTAAATTCACAACTCTTGCGAATGCAACAGATGGCTTTGATATAAACAATAAGCTTGGACAGGGAGGCTTTGGTCCAGTCTACAAA GGGATGTTAGCAAATGGACAAGAAATAGCGGTTAAAAGGCTCGCGAGATCCTCCTGTCAAGGGGTGGAGGAGTTGATGAACGAGGTAATGGTGATCTCTAAGCTTCAGCACCGGAATCTTGTAAGACTGCTTGGTTGCTGTGTGGAGTGTGAAGAAAATATGCTTGTTTATGAATACATGCCCAATGGAAGCTTGGATGCATATCTCTTCG GCTCACATAAACAAGGGTTTCTTGATTGGCGAAAAAGAGTGATTATTATCGAGGGAATTTGCCGAGGCCTTCTTTATCTACACAGAGACTCACGGTTAAAAATCATCCATCGAGACCTAAAAGCGAGCAACATCTTGTTGGATGAAGAGTTGAACCCGAAAATATCAGATTTTGGAATGGCTAGAATATTCGGAGAAAAAGAAGATCAAACCAGTACAACGAGGGTAGTTGGAACATA TGGCTATATGGCCCCGGAGTACGCGGTACGCGGACGATTATCAGAAAAATCAGATGTCTTCAGCTTTGGAGTCCTGTTGCTAGAGATTATAAGTGGGAGAAGAAATGCTAGCTTTGAAAATGATGAGCAATCCCCAAGTCTCATAGGATAT GCGTGGAAGTTATGGAACGAAGAAAAGATTGTGAATTTGGTGGACCCTTTAGTGAATGATTCGCCAATGGAAAAGGAGATAGCAAGATATGCAAATGTAGGTCTATTGTGTGTCGAAGAGACTGCTAAAGATCGGCCAAATATTTCTACAATCCTATCTATGCTGAGCAATGAGATTGCAGAGCTTCCTCATCCAAGGCAACCTGCATTTACTTTGAGTCAAGAAACTGACCAGACTTCAACCAAATGTTCTTCAAACGATATCACCTTGACCATGATCCAAGGCCGGTAG